A genomic stretch from uncultured Cohaesibacter sp. includes:
- a CDS encoding translocation/assembly module TamB domain-containing protein, translated as MTSARTLVFRGLYILLFLILALLLVGYIMLATSFGLSMTTSLVNSLASSDEQKVEISGVDSLLGTIEIEQVALSDKNGPWLKAKGLSGRYSLTDLFALTLSVDALSLDELAVERPPVASSQPAPTSSSDGPRLPTVPAIAARIDSLSIGKISLGKALLGREAELTLAGNMALIGEPFQSSGALDLHYLDAPEDGLSSRWAINPAKNQRQLDLTFTEPRGGLAARLMDIANLPAVDVTLKGNGPADDWRSDLAVKLDGKTTVSGQVIVGIDEGGSRVNAKLLGKLSPFLPQSVLPLVAGTSTIDLALAQSQEDVIELKQFSFTSGLAKLHANGFLDNRDSSLDMNLAFDLGSEGTQIEMQQQDAPSLMIGHVGLKGHMSGTLQKAALTLDGSIASLAQDAIALKGASLSVTAPELDIENRQGAINATMALDHLATGSEPLDAILSGTKTLQIESVLDGETVRFNKAELAAGLASLKAEGSYAPDALALEGSLALSDVKPLNKGLSGALGGDFSVEGTTSNPRLTLALRGQSLAVYDKAIENLKLDLTSNARPDATLTLSAQYDGAPIESALELVTNDDGSRSINQLSVNAPGAEVTGSLALSPAGLATGDLDATIKDFAAFGPLLLQPDLKGSLKADIALMDRAGKQSVTMDASAPKLAMKDIALSDLTLRSSINDATGIMSMNSDLSIDRLTASGETIRSLKAKMRGGNGTLPFSMTAQVSRAPFALEGKLLQQQGQTSLALDRFSGRWKRVALALVEPVRVDLNNGASLANALKLSVDSGLVTVSGSAGDTLALDVTLDALPLAIAEKIAPTGETPTGKLDLAAKISGSSAAPQASWKGTVSGLSVRSTRQAGVPQLAINSSGRFANNTVSMQNHLTGGGADLNVNGNLALTRQSMDISADGSVPFSLAARSLADAGLQLEGGASVTAKVTGNFSAPNINGTIVTKGARFSEFSSGIVLRDLGGTVRLSGQQASIESVTGRLGQKGTLSVEGTIGLDANAGLPADITVTIRDGSYKYEDILTSLFNANMNLKGELTGSSVISGKVNLKTTEILIPETLPSTLSPVDVSHKNAKGRVAEQAEKFAPKESNSTGAGPAMRLDLDIEAPRSIYVRGRGMDAELGGSIRITGTTADPRPLGTIAMQRGRLEILTKRLDFDSGTVTFAGTLDPALDFSANSTNGGTTYTISVDGYASAPEIRLSSSPTLPEDEILAHLFFDKELSELSAIQLAQLANAVATLSGVNSGPGVLDRLRNMAGIDNIDIKSDAKTNETTVGVGRYINDRTYINVEKSTGSDSGKVSIDLDITDQIKAHGEASSDGETKAGIFFERDY; from the coding sequence ATGACGTCTGCTCGCACCCTGGTATTCCGGGGTCTCTATATCCTGCTCTTTCTGATCCTGGCTCTGCTGCTGGTTGGCTATATCATGCTTGCCACAAGCTTTGGGCTATCGATGACAACGTCTCTGGTCAATTCCCTTGCCAGCAGTGATGAACAGAAAGTGGAGATTTCCGGCGTCGATAGTCTGCTGGGGACCATAGAGATCGAGCAAGTCGCCTTGTCGGACAAAAACGGACCATGGCTCAAGGCCAAGGGACTGTCTGGCCGCTATTCGCTCACAGATCTGTTTGCTCTCACCCTGTCTGTCGATGCGCTCTCGCTGGATGAGCTGGCGGTCGAGCGTCCCCCCGTTGCAAGCAGCCAACCGGCCCCGACAAGCAGCAGCGATGGCCCGCGGCTCCCCACCGTGCCTGCCATTGCTGCACGGATCGACAGTCTTTCCATCGGGAAGATCTCCCTTGGCAAGGCATTGCTGGGCAGAGAAGCCGAACTGACCCTTGCTGGCAACATGGCACTTATCGGGGAGCCCTTCCAGAGCAGCGGTGCGCTTGATCTGCATTATCTGGATGCCCCGGAGGATGGGCTCAGTTCGCGCTGGGCCATCAATCCTGCCAAGAATCAACGCCAATTGGACCTGACATTTACTGAGCCGCGCGGTGGTCTGGCCGCACGCCTGATGGATATCGCCAACCTGCCTGCCGTTGATGTAACCCTCAAGGGGAACGGACCGGCCGATGACTGGCGCTCGGACCTTGCCGTCAAACTTGATGGCAAGACCACCGTCAGCGGGCAAGTGATCGTGGGCATTGATGAAGGCGGATCGCGCGTCAATGCGAAGCTTCTGGGCAAGCTCTCACCATTCCTGCCCCAGTCGGTTCTCCCCCTTGTGGCAGGCACCAGCACTATCGATCTTGCCCTTGCGCAATCGCAAGAGGATGTGATCGAGCTGAAACAATTCTCCTTCACCTCTGGGTTGGCGAAGCTGCATGCCAATGGCTTTCTGGACAATCGGGACAGCAGCCTCGATATGAATTTGGCATTTGATCTGGGCTCGGAAGGCACCCAGATCGAGATGCAACAGCAAGACGCGCCCTCCCTGATGATCGGCCATGTGGGGCTGAAAGGCCATATGAGCGGCACGCTGCAAAAGGCAGCGCTTACGCTGGATGGGTCCATCGCCAGCCTTGCGCAGGATGCCATTGCTCTGAAGGGCGCGTCCCTGTCGGTCACCGCACCAGAGCTTGATATTGAAAATCGCCAAGGCGCGATCAACGCCACAATGGCGCTAGACCATCTGGCGACAGGGTCCGAGCCGCTGGACGCGATCCTTTCTGGCACCAAGACCCTGCAGATAGAGAGCGTGCTGGATGGTGAGACCGTAAGGTTCAACAAGGCCGAACTGGCCGCAGGGCTCGCCTCTCTTAAGGCGGAAGGCAGCTACGCCCCGGATGCTCTGGCGCTTGAAGGCTCCCTTGCCCTTTCTGATGTCAAACCGCTCAATAAGGGCCTTTCTGGCGCTTTGGGTGGCGACTTCTCGGTTGAGGGAACCACCAGCAATCCGCGCCTTACTCTCGCCCTGCGCGGGCAATCTCTGGCGGTCTATGACAAGGCAATCGAAAATCTCAAGCTGGACCTCACCTCCAATGCCAGGCCCGATGCCACATTGACGCTTTCGGCTCAGTATGACGGAGCGCCCATTGAAAGCGCTCTTGAGCTCGTGACCAATGATGATGGCAGCCGGTCCATCAACCAGCTTTCGGTCAATGCACCGGGCGCTGAGGTGACAGGCTCTCTTGCGCTTTCTCCAGCCGGGCTCGCAACGGGCGATCTTGATGCCACCATCAAGGATTTCGCCGCATTTGGGCCGCTGTTGCTGCAGCCGGACTTGAAGGGATCGCTCAAAGCCGACATTGCCCTTATGGATCGCGCTGGCAAGCAGTCCGTTACCATGGATGCCTCTGCGCCGAAATTGGCGATGAAGGATATAGCGCTCTCCGATCTGACACTGCGCTCCAGTATCAATGATGCGACCGGCATCATGAGCATGAATTCTGATCTGTCCATTGATCGTCTTACCGCCTCGGGTGAGACAATCCGGTCGCTCAAGGCCAAGATGCGCGGTGGCAATGGCACCCTTCCCTTCTCCATGACGGCTCAAGTTTCCCGGGCTCCTTTTGCGCTAGAGGGCAAGCTTCTGCAGCAGCAAGGGCAAACATCCCTCGCACTTGATCGCTTTTCGGGCCGTTGGAAACGCGTCGCTCTGGCGCTGGTCGAACCGGTACGCGTCGACTTGAACAATGGCGCTTCTCTTGCGAATGCGCTCAAGCTCTCGGTTGATAGTGGCCTCGTAACGGTTTCCGGCTCGGCTGGCGACACACTTGCCCTTGATGTCACACTCGATGCGTTGCCGCTGGCCATTGCAGAAAAGATCGCACCAACAGGCGAGACACCTACGGGGAAACTGGACCTTGCCGCCAAGATTTCTGGGTCCTCTGCTGCGCCACAAGCCAGCTGGAAGGGCACGGTAAGCGGGCTTTCCGTCCGCTCGACCCGTCAGGCTGGCGTGCCACAGCTGGCGATCAACAGCTCGGGTCGCTTCGCCAACAACACAGTTTCCATGCAAAACCATCTCACAGGGGGCGGAGCAGACCTCAATGTCAATGGCAACCTTGCGCTTACCCGCCAGAGCATGGACATATCCGCCGACGGTTCGGTGCCCTTTTCCCTTGCCGCGCGCAGCTTGGCTGATGCTGGCTTGCAGCTTGAAGGGGGCGCCTCTGTCACGGCCAAGGTCACTGGCAATTTCAGCGCACCCAACATCAATGGCACCATCGTGACAAAGGGCGCGCGCTTCTCAGAATTCTCCTCAGGTATCGTGCTGCGCGATCTGGGCGGCACGGTTCGCCTTTCCGGTCAGCAGGCTTCCATCGAGTCTGTCACCGGTCGATTGGGCCAAAAGGGTACGCTGAGCGTCGAGGGTACAATCGGGCTTGATGCCAATGCCGGACTACCGGCCGATATCACCGTTACCATCCGCGATGGCAGCTACAAATATGAAGACATCCTGACGAGCCTGTTTAACGCCAACATGAATTTGAAAGGCGAGCTGACTGGATCGTCGGTCATATCCGGCAAGGTCAATCTGAAGACGACAGAGATTCTCATTCCCGAGACCCTGCCCTCTACCCTTTCTCCAGTGGATGTATCGCACAAGAATGCGAAAGGGCGCGTCGCTGAACAGGCGGAGAAATTCGCTCCCAAAGAATCCAACAGCACAGGCGCCGGTCCGGCCATGCGGCTTGATCTCGACATTGAAGCGCCACGCAGCATCTATGTGCGTGGTCGAGGGATGGATGCTGAACTGGGAGGCTCCATCCGCATTACGGGTACTACGGCTGATCCGCGTCCGTTGGGCACGATCGCCATGCAGCGTGGGCGGCTTGAAATTCTGACCAAACGACTGGACTTTGATAGTGGCACCGTAACCTTTGCCGGTACGCTGGACCCGGCTCTGGATTTCTCGGCTAACTCCACCAACGGCGGCACCACCTATACCATATCGGTTGATGGCTATGCGTCTGCCCCGGAGATCCGTCTTTCTTCGTCTCCTACTCTGCCGGAAGATGAGATTCTGGCGCACCTGTTCTTCGACAAGGAACTGTCCGAACTTTCTGCCATTCAGCTGGCGCAATTGGCCAATGCGGTGGCAACCCTTAGCGGGGTCAATTCAGGCCCCGGGGTTCTGGATCGCCTGCGCAACATGGCCGGCATCGACAATATCGATATCAAGTCTGATGCGAAAACCAACGAAACGACAGTCGGGGTCGGGCGCTATATCAATGATCGCACCTATATCAATGTCGAGAAGAGCACCGGCAGCGACTCCGGCAAGGTAAGCATCGATCTTGATATCACCGACCAGATCAAGGCCCATGGGGAAGCCAGCTCCGATGGAGAAACAAAGGCCGGCATATTCTTCGAGCGGGATTACTAG
- the amt gene encoding ammonium transporter, with amino-acid sequence MIGLPGKAYASDLSSLRADVDLTWLMAASALVMLMQAGFLLLEAGMVRSKNSINVAQKNLLDFVFAVAAFTLVGFMFAFGKSYGVLGLDWRYLGLQNLTAREAGFFVFQVMFCGTAATIVSGAIAERIRLSSYVVASVFLSAVIFPVFAHWAWGNALMPNRGAFLANLGFIDFAGSSVVHGTGGWVALAGCILLGARRGRFDRAGNPVRLAGHSPVLATTGGLLLFIGWLGFNGGSTLKADESVAFIILNTVLAGGFGTVTGFLFGYHQDGYYLPEKSLAGLIGGLVAVTAGCAVLTPLGAIVIGATGGLVAVIANRVLEHRWKIDDAVGAIGAHGFAGIVGTIGLSLLAPAEHFENGRQYQFMIQTLGAALNFVVSFGLGLICFWFLKRFLRLRASRKEELMGLNIAEHATRIGVGHVEEAMEKLLSGQHSFSQRLPTVAGDEAENLTGLFNKLMGNLEAEHKKLNEMEILKTESEEAERIKALSNATFEGIAIHENGMVIDGNLQIAELLDYSLDEVIGKPIMQFADERHRGRIERSIAENCCEPYETVLLAKTGERIPVAIRGRMINYKGREVRISCFVDLRERKAAEEHIRIMAQHDALTGVANRSLFNAQLENAVKTATPQRAIALILIDLDRFKNVNDVYGHLAGDIVIKETAARLKALVGVNDSVARLGGDEFAVIQRNNLFTNQAADTGLRIVNELSRPIKIDDKKSVVVGASVGIALSPEHAKDAETIFSRADIALYHSKKTGRNISNIYRTGLNQLMEKRRALQASLEKALENDELELYYQPRINAKSLEICSYEALLRWNHPQKGLVSPAEFIPVAEASGLIVDIDNWVFKRACRDAANGLKGKHLSINVSPLGFQQRDFVKTIKQTLEETGTNPSQIELELTEGMLIEDDERGLAVMKQLKRAGLSLALDDFGTGYSSLSYLSKYPFDTIKIDRNFVVALGQEKSAVAILKVIIGLGKGLSMDIVAEGVETVEEAAFLRENECDQMQGYLISRPMKVAEIMHEVPLDIRCSILSAQAEDKTDMQVSSLRAVKADTSNGDEPDNGSDAPSKQARHQPA; translated from the coding sequence TTGATTGGTTTGCCCGGCAAAGCCTATGCATCTGACTTGTCCAGTCTGAGAGCGGATGTTGACCTCACCTGGCTCATGGCTGCTTCGGCGCTTGTCATGCTGATGCAGGCGGGTTTTCTTCTGCTGGAAGCGGGGATGGTCCGCTCTAAAAACTCCATCAATGTGGCTCAGAAGAACCTGCTGGATTTCGTCTTTGCGGTGGCTGCCTTCACTCTTGTTGGCTTTATGTTTGCCTTTGGTAAATCCTACGGCGTCTTGGGGCTGGATTGGCGCTATCTGGGCCTTCAGAATTTGACCGCCAGAGAGGCGGGATTCTTTGTTTTTCAGGTGATGTTCTGCGGAACCGCAGCAACGATTGTATCGGGTGCCATTGCCGAGCGCATTCGCCTCTCATCCTATGTCGTCGCATCAGTCTTTCTCTCTGCCGTTATTTTTCCTGTTTTTGCCCATTGGGCATGGGGCAACGCCTTGATGCCAAATCGTGGGGCATTTCTTGCCAATCTGGGCTTTATCGATTTTGCCGGATCTTCCGTGGTGCATGGCACAGGTGGCTGGGTGGCGCTGGCAGGCTGTATCCTGCTTGGAGCGCGGCGGGGCCGATTTGATCGCGCAGGCAATCCGGTACGACTGGCCGGACATAGCCCAGTTCTTGCCACCACCGGCGGGCTCTTGCTGTTTATTGGCTGGCTGGGCTTCAATGGCGGGTCAACGCTGAAGGCGGATGAGAGTGTCGCCTTCATCATACTGAACACGGTGTTGGCTGGCGGGTTCGGTACGGTGACCGGTTTCCTGTTCGGCTACCATCAAGACGGCTACTATCTGCCAGAGAAGTCGCTCGCCGGGCTCATCGGAGGGCTGGTAGCCGTGACTGCCGGCTGCGCTGTGCTGACACCTCTTGGCGCGATTGTTATTGGAGCAACCGGTGGCCTCGTGGCTGTGATCGCAAACCGCGTGCTGGAACATAGATGGAAAATTGATGATGCGGTGGGAGCCATCGGTGCCCATGGCTTTGCCGGTATCGTCGGAACCATCGGATTGTCTTTGCTGGCGCCAGCGGAGCATTTCGAAAATGGTCGCCAATATCAATTCATGATCCAGACGCTCGGGGCAGCGCTCAATTTTGTGGTCAGTTTCGGTCTTGGCCTCATATGCTTCTGGTTTTTGAAGCGCTTCCTGCGCTTGCGGGCAAGCCGCAAGGAAGAATTGATGGGGCTAAATATCGCCGAACATGCCACACGCATCGGTGTGGGGCATGTGGAAGAGGCCATGGAGAAATTGCTGTCCGGTCAACACAGCTTTTCGCAGAGATTGCCCACTGTCGCAGGAGACGAAGCGGAAAATCTGACCGGCCTGTTCAACAAGCTCATGGGCAATCTCGAAGCCGAGCATAAAAAGCTGAACGAGATGGAAATCCTCAAGACAGAATCCGAAGAGGCCGAGCGCATCAAAGCGCTTTCCAATGCCACCTTTGAAGGGATCGCCATCCACGAGAACGGTATGGTGATCGACGGCAATCTGCAAATCGCAGAGTTGCTGGATTACAGTCTGGATGAAGTGATCGGGAAACCGATCATGCAATTTGCCGATGAACGCCATCGCGGCCGGATCGAACGGTCCATCGCCGAGAATTGCTGCGAACCCTACGAGACGGTTCTGTTGGCCAAGACCGGTGAACGCATTCCCGTTGCCATTCGCGGACGCATGATCAACTACAAGGGGCGGGAAGTACGCATTTCCTGCTTTGTTGATCTAAGAGAGCGCAAGGCAGCCGAGGAGCATATCCGCATCATGGCCCAGCATGATGCCCTGACCGGCGTTGCCAACCGTTCGCTTTTCAACGCACAGCTGGAAAATGCTGTCAAGACGGCGACGCCGCAACGAGCGATTGCTCTCATTCTGATTGATCTGGATCGCTTCAAGAATGTCAATGATGTGTATGGCCATCTTGCCGGAGACATTGTCATCAAGGAAACAGCAGCACGCTTGAAGGCCCTTGTCGGTGTCAACGACAGCGTCGCGCGCCTGGGCGGGGATGAATTCGCAGTCATTCAGCGCAATAACCTTTTCACCAATCAAGCTGCCGATACAGGACTGCGGATTGTCAACGAGCTTTCCCGCCCCATCAAGATCGATGACAAGAAGTCCGTGGTGGTGGGGGCCAGCGTGGGCATCGCGCTCAGCCCCGAGCATGCCAAGGATGCGGAGACCATTTTCTCGCGAGCCGACATAGCGCTCTATCATTCAAAGAAAACAGGGCGGAATATTTCCAATATCTATCGTACGGGTCTGAACCAGTTGATGGAAAAGCGCCGTGCATTGCAGGCCAGCCTTGAAAAGGCGCTAGAGAATGATGAGTTGGAGCTCTATTATCAGCCGCGCATCAATGCCAAATCCTTGGAAATTTGCTCCTACGAGGCCCTCTTGCGCTGGAACCACCCCCAGAAAGGGCTTGTTAGTCCGGCGGAGTTTATTCCTGTGGCCGAAGCGAGCGGCCTGATCGTGGATATCGACAATTGGGTCTTTAAACGCGCCTGCCGGGATGCCGCCAATGGCCTGAAGGGGAAACATCTTAGCATCAATGTCAGTCCTCTCGGTTTCCAGCAGCGTGACTTCGTCAAGACGATCAAACAGACGCTGGAAGAAACGGGCACCAATCCCTCACAGATCGAGCTGGAGCTGACTGAAGGCATGCTGATTGAGGATGATGAACGCGGATTGGCGGTGATGAAGCAACTCAAGCGGGCGGGACTATCGCTGGCTCTGGATGATTTCGGCACCGGCTATTCATCCCTTTCCTATCTGTCCAAATATCCGTTCGATACCATCAAGATTGACCGTAACTTCGTTGTCGCTCTCGGGCAGGAGAAAAGCGCGGTTGCCATTCTGAAGGTGATCATTGGTCTGGGCAAAGGGCTCAGCATGGATATCGTGGCTGAAGGGGTGGAAACGGTCGAGGAAGCCGCCTTCCTGCGGGAGAATGAATGTGATCAGATGCAGGGCTATCTGATCAGCCGCCCCATGAAGGTTGCGGAAATCATGCATGAAGTGCCGCTCGATATCCGTTGCTCCATCCTGAGTGCACAGGCTGAGGACAAGACGGATATGCAGGTTTCCAGCCTGCGCGCTGTCAAGGCGGACACAAGCAATGGCGACGAACCAGATAATGGTTCGGATGCTCCGTCCAAACAGGCAAGGCACCAGCCAGCATAG